Part of the Vicinamibacterales bacterium genome, TGCGCGTTCATCGCGGCGCGCCAGCCTTCGACGCCGTTCGCGTGGACGACGAAGACCAGCCCCCGGCGCCTGGTCTCTTCGCGCAGCGCCTCGAGCGTCTCGGGGCGGGGAACCGGCCAATGGAAGGCGCCGCCAAATCCCGGCTCGACGAACGTCTTCACGCAGATGCCGCCCGACTCGACCACGCGATCGACGGCGCGCGCGGGAGTGTAGTTGCGCGGGTCGAGCGTGGCCGGCCACCGATCGGCCTGCGCCGGTTCGTACACGAGATTCGCGAGGTCCGCCGCCGCCGGGTCCCCGGGCACCTGCTGCGCGCCGTATCCGCCGGCGACGCGCACGCCGCGCCCGGCATGGTAGAGCGTGGGGTGGAGCGGCGCCGAATCGAACCACGTGCGGGCCTGGGGCTTCAGGTCCAGATCCACCAGCGTCGTGAAGCCGAAGGCGAGATAGGCGCGCGGAAGCTGCGCGCAATAGGCCGCGAGCAGCTCCGGGTGGGAGCCGATCGCGGCGTCGTCGATCGGGCCCTGGTTGCCGACGTGTACGTGCGAGTCGATCAGGCCCGGGATGAGGAATCGGCCGCGACCGTCGATCTTCCTGGCGTGCGGGCCGACGACGAGCCCGGTGCCGATCTGCGCAATCCGGCCGTGGCGAACGACCACGTCGGCATGGAGCAGCGGGGCCTGCCGCTCGGGAGAGACGAGCGTGACGTCCGCGATCACCACTCCGTCATCCACGACCTTGGGCGCGCAGGCGCCAGCGCCTGCCGCAAGCGAGAGCGCGACGGCGATCGAGAGCACCACGTTCGACGAGGTCGCCGTGATGGCGCTCTCCTTCAACGACGCGTCACGCCCGCGCGGGCCGCTCACCGGCGTCGAGCTTGCCGCAAGACCTTCAGGGCATTCGAGAGATCGAATTGTCTGCATGTTCACGTTCGAGTGTCGGGGCTGGGCGGTTCTCAACCGACGGTCAGCGACCACATGGGAGTACACGGACGGCCGGCGTAGAAGGTTCGGTGCCCGCGGCGGTCAACCTCGCCCCCTGGATCTCTCGACCTCGGCCTCGAAGAGCGGCACGAGATCAGGCTGGCCGAGCGCCTCTTCCAGTACCGCCAGCGTTCGGTGGATCAGCGGCAGGTCGAGAAGGCCAGCCCGATCCATGAGGATGCCGCGGATGTCGTCGATGTCCTTCGGTCGTCCGGCCAACACGACGTCGAGCGCGAGACCCGTCGGCTGGTGAACGAGTGGAAGCACCCGGGCTTGTCGGACGAACTCCGGCGTGGCGACGATGCGCAGGTCGAACGCCCGTCCCTGCAACGCGCTCACCAATTCGCGGCTGTCCAGGGATCCCAGCCGCACGGTCACGTCCACGTCGGTCGTCAAGCGCGGCCGGCCCCAAATCAGGACGGCTTGCGCACCGGACACGTACCACGGCACGCGAAGACGCGCGAGTTCGTGCGAGAGTTCGGCGAGGAGATCAGCGGGACCGGATGCGGACGGCACGGAGGGCCTCGGTCACGCGCAGGTGGACGGCGAGGTCTGCCGCACGTTCGGACTCGGTGGGCCAGTCGGGACGCACGGCCCGCGCATGCTGGCGGAGTTGTTCGCCAATCGCCAAGGTGTCGTCGGCGGTCCGGTCGCGTTTGCGGTCTCGCCAGAACTCGGCCTTCGCCTCGGCGACGAGCGACCAGTCGCGGTGAGCGAACGCGAGGAGATCCTGCCGGTTCACCAAGGCGATCATAATACCGGCACCGTGCCGGCGGTGTCCGCGAAGGGGTGTTCCCACACTCGAAGGGTGAGGAAGCGCTCGCCGCGGGTGCTATGCTGCTCGGGCTGCGGCCTGAAGAGGAAACGCGAGGACAAGCCATGCCCCATGCGAACCGTTACGGCATCACGCTGGTGTGCGGAGTCGTGGCGTCGGTGCTCTGTGCGGCCGGCGTCTCTGCCGCCAATCCGCAGGCCGCCGACCCGCGGACCGAGCGCCAGTACCTGTCCGGCCACGGCCCGAAGGACGCGGTGTCGTGGGAGTTCTCGGTGACGGGCGGCCGGCGCGCCGGCGAGCAGGCCACGATCCCGGTGCCGTCGAACTGGGAGCAGCACGGGTTCGGCCACTACAACTACGGACAGGATGCCGCGCCGAAGAGCACCGAGCACGGGCTCTACCGCCTCCGCTTCGCCGTGCCCGAACCGTGGAAGGGGCGCCGGATCCGCCTCGTGTTCGACGGCGTGATGACCGACGCGACGGTGAAAGTGAATGGCCGTCTCGCGGGTCCGGCGCACCAGGGCGCGTTCTACCGCTTCCACTATGACGTCACGTCCCTCGTGACGTTCGGCGTCGCGGCCGACAACGTGCTCGAGGTGGACGTCGCGAAGGCCTCGGCGAACGCCGACACCGAGATCGCGGAGCGCGGCGGCGACTACTGGGTGTTCGGCGGCATCTTCCGGCCCGTGTGGATCGAGGCCGCGCCGGCGCAGTCGATCGAGCACGTCGCCATCGATGCGAGGGCCGACGGCACGTTCTCGGCGGACGTCACGCTCGCCGCCGTCCGCGACGCCACGGCCGTCGCGGCGCAGATTCTCACCCCGGACGGCACCGCCGTGGGCGCGCCGTTCTCGACCGTGATTCCAGCCGGCGGCGCAGGCCGCGTGCGGCTGGCCGCGAAGGTGGACGGCCCCCGGCTCTGGACCGCCGAGACCCCCGCGCTCTATTCGGTCCGGCTGACCTTGCGCAAGGGCGACGAGGTGCTGCACGCGACGACGGCGCGCTTCGGCTTCCGCACGTTCGAAGTGCGGGCCGGCCAGGGGCTCTTCCTGAACGGCCAGCGCATCCTCCTCAAGGGCGTCAATCGCCACAGCTTCCGCCCCGAAACCGGCCGGAGCCTCGATCGCGACGACTGCTACGACGACGCGCGCCTCATCCGATCGATGAACATGAACGCCGTCCGCATGTCGCACTATCCGCCGGACGAGGCGTTCCTCGAGGCCTGCGACGAACTCGGCCTCTACGTGCTCGACGAGCTGAGCGGCTGGCACCACGCCCACGACACCGAGGTTGGCCGCCGCCTCGTGCGCGAGATGGTCGAGCGCGACGTGAACCACCCGAGCATCCTGTTCTGGGACAACGGAAACGAGGGCGGCTGGAATCGCGAACTCGACGGCGAGTTCGACCTGTACGACCCGCAGCGCCGCCGGGTGCTCCACCCGTGGGAAGTACACGACGACATCGACACGAAGCACTATCCGACCTACGACGACCTGGCGAGGCGCCTGCTCGGGCCGAACCTCGTGATGCCGACCGAGTTCATTCACGGCCTCTACGACGGCGGCGCGGGCGCTGGGCTCGAGGATTACTGGAACGCCATCGCCGGGTCGCCCTTCGGGGCCGGCGGATTCCTGTGGGTCTTCGCCGACGAGGGCATCGCGCGCACGGACCGGAACGGACGCATCGACGTCTTCAGCACCTTCGCCCCCGACGGCATCGTCGGTCCGCGCCACGAGAAGGAGGGCAGCTACTACACGGTGCGCGACGTGTGGTCTCCGGTCCAGGTGACCTCGCCCGTGCTCGACGCGACGTTCGCCGGCACGATCGCGGTGGCCAATCGCTACGACTTCACCTCGCTCGCGCGGTGCCGCTTCGACTGGCGGCTCGTGCGCTACCCCGGACCGGGCGGCAGGAACGCCGCGCCCACCGTGATCTCCGAGGGCAGCGCTCCCGGCCCCGCCGTGGCGCCGCATGCCAGCGGTCAACTGGCCCTGGCCCTTCCCGCACGCTGGCGCGACGCCGATGCGCTGGCGCTCGCCGCAGTCGGCCCGGACGGACAGGAGCTGTGGACGTGGACATGGCCGGTGACAGCGTCCGGCCCGCGCGTGAACGCCCTGGCGGCGCGCCGCGGCGCGTCGCCGAAGGTCGAGAAGATGGCGGGCGAGATTCGTCTCACCTCGGGCGAGGTGACGGCGGTTTTCGACGCCGCCACCGGTCTGCTTCGCAGCCTGCGCCGGGGAGATCGTACGTCCGCCCTCGCGAACGGGCCGCGGGTCGCGTTCGGCCGTCCCGCCTCCGCCGGGCCGGCCGAGTGGCTGCCCTTCGCGCGGGAAGACACCGCCACCGGGACGCGCCAGCTCGCCGCGCCGCACCTGGCCAACGTGATCGAGATCGACCTCGACTACACGCGAGCCGTGTCGTGGGCCGGCCTCAGGCTCGAGCTCTCGGCGGATGGCCGTTCATGGAAGACCGTCTACGACGGCACGCGGCGCGCGGGTGATGGGAAGGCCTTCAGCTTTCCGCCGCAGTCCGTGCTCGCGGTGAGGCTCTCGAACGTGCGACGCTCCGACGGCGGGCCGATGGCCGTCACGGCCGTGCGCCTCGGCTACGCGGCGGGCCGCTTCCCGGCCGCGCCAGCCGCCGCGGGCGTCGTGACGGGCGGAGTGGATCGCGACGCGCGGAGCGGCGAAACCGTCGCGTGGGTCGAGGGTCGCGGCACGGCAGGATTCGACCAGATCCGCTGGACGCTCGGCGGCGACGGATCGCTGCGCCTCGAGTACCGCTACGCGCTCGGCGGCGAGTTTCTCTATCACGGCATCACGTTCGACCACGCCGAGGAGACGATGCGCTCGCTCAGGTGGCTCGGCGACGGTCCGTACCGTGTCTGGCAGAACAGGCGCCGGGGCACGTGGCTCGGCGTTCACGAGATCGCGCGCCACGACATCCAGCCCGGCGAGGCGTGGAGCTATCCCGAGTTTCAAGGCTGCTTCGCGGGCCTGCGCTGGGCGCGGCTCGACACCGCCGCGGGGCCGCTGACGATCGCGAGCGCGACGCCCGACATCTACCTGCGCGTCGGCACGCCGCGGATCGATCACCAGAACACCACCGTCGAGTTCCCCGCGGGTGACGTATCGTTCCTCCACGCCATTCCCGCCATCGGGTCGAAGTTCGTCGCCCCCGACAAGTCCGGCCCGTCGGGGCGTCCGGCCACGGCCTCCGGCAGCTATCGCGGAACGCTGGTCTTCTCGTTCGGCGAGGGGCGATGAGCGTCGGCGGTGTGGAGCTGCACGCTCAGGGCGTAACCCACGCCTTGCGACGTGGGGCCGGTCGTTCCATCGTGGCCAACCAGAGGCCATCTCCCGGGAGAGATCGTCGCACCGGCAGCTATCCGCCTGTTGCCCGGCCCGCTTGCTGGATCGCCTCGAACTCGACGAGGGCGAGGTCGTACGCCAGGATCGCGCCGATCTCGTTCGTCCTGGCCTGCGCGAGATCCCGCTGGGCCTGGATCACGAGGAAGCTGGTGGACATGCCGGCGTCGAACCGCTTGCGCTCGGCCTCGAGCCGCTGCTCGGCGAGCTGGCGCGCGGCGCGGGCGGTCTCAATCCGCCTGGCGTTCATCTCGATCTTCCGCCAGGCGTCCCGCACCTGCAGAATGGCGCGCGACTCGGCGCTCTTCAGCCGCTCGCGCGCCTGCTGGTCCTCGAGTGTGGCGCGGGCGTGGTTCGCGTGCTCGGTGGACTGGCCGATCGGGTAGTTGAAGCTGACGCCGACGAACCAGGTCGGGTAGTTGGCCGAGAACACCTGGTTCATCACGGACCCGAAGCCGGTCTCCGCGCCGGGGCCGACGATCGTGCCGGGAAATCCGCCCGTGCGCAACACCTGCGTGCCGCCGAGACCGTTGGCCTGGTAGCTGGCGTTCAGCCGGACGTCGGGGCGCCGCTGGTTGTCGGTGAACCTCACGGTGAGATCGGCGTTGTCGATTTCCTTGCGCGCCCGGACGAGGTCGGTGCGGTCCTTGAGCGCGGCGGTCACGGCGGCTTCGAGGTCTGGCGAGGCCAGGCCGAGCGGGGGCGAATCGGCGGGCTCGAGGCCCACGCGCCACGCGCTCCGATCGCTCGTGTCGAAGATCAGCGTCCGCAGCACGTCCTCGGCTTCCTTCACCGCCGTCTCCGCGATGATGAGCTGCTCCTGGTCGGCGGCAACCTCGGCCTGCGCCGACACCAGGTCGAGGGGCGGCGACTGGCCGTAGCCCACCTTGACCTTGTTCACCCGCACCAGCTCGCGGGCGAGGTCGAGCGTCGATGTGCGCGCGCCGACATTCGCGATCGCGGTGACGAGGTTCCAGTACGCGCTCTTGACGTTCGCGACGGTCTGCACGAGCGTTTCGCGAAGGCGCGTGTCGGCAATCGCGCGGTTCACGCGGCTCGACGCCAACTGCAGCCGCGCGGAGTCGATCGCGAGGTCGCGGACCAGGGGCTGCGACAGAGACACCGACAGCCCCGACTGCAGCACCGGGTTGTAGCTGTTCAGGAAGCTGTCGCTGCTCGTGTGGACGTAGTCCCACGACACGCTGTACGACGTGCCGTACCACGGCAGCCGTTGGAAGAGGCCCAGGGTTGTCGTGACGGCGTCGTTGCGCGTGGGCGTCGGCACCAGGAAACTCGACGGCGGCTCGAGCTGGTTGTTCCGCTGGAGGCCGGTGTTGAACGTCGGCCGGAAAGCTCCGGCCGCCGCCGCGATCTGTGTGTCCCCAATCTGCGGCGTGATCCGTTCGGCCGCCAGCTCGATGTTGTGATCGAGCGCCATCTTCACGGCGTCGTTCACGGTCAGGCGGAGTGTTTCGGGCTGGGCGGCGGCCGGCATCGCCGGCGCCTGCCCGGATGGCGACGCGGAAACCGCCACCCAGATGGATATCATCAACAGCGTTCGGCGCATGGTCGGTCGTCAATCCTCTCGAGTTGGTGTCGTCAGCCGCGGTGACTTGGAGTCTCTGGCGTCCTCGGTGGTTCAACCTAGCCGCCCGCGGTCCGCGCCTCCGCGAGTTCCGGCATCCGGGTCTCCTCCGAGCCGGACTCGCCGGCCCTGACCGCATGGCGCCGCGCCACGAGCACGTAGATCGACGGCACGACGAACAGCGTGAAGGCCGATCCGATCACCATCCCGGTGACCAGCATCATGCCGATGCTGTTGCGGGCGCCGGCGCCCGGGCCCCGCGCGAACACCAGCGGCAGATGACCCATCACGGTGGCGGCGGTCGTCATCAGGATCGGCCGAAGCCGCGTGGATGCGGCTTCGACGACGGCGTTTAGCTTGTCGCTGCCCGCCTCCTGGAGCTTGTTGGCGAACTCCACGATCAGGATGCCGTTCTTCGACACCAGTCCGACCAGCGTGATCAAGCCGATCTGACTGTAGATGTTGAGCGTCGTCAGGCCGAGGAACGAGAACAGCAGCGACCCGGACAGCGCGAGCGGCACGGATCCCGCCAGGATGATGAACGGATCGCGGAAGCTCTCGAACTGCGCCGCGAGCACGAGGTAGATCAGGATTGCCGACAGGAGGAACGTGCCGAGGAAGTTGCCGCCCTCCGTCCGAAGCTGACGCGACTCGCCCGCGAAGTCCACGGCGAAGCCCTGGCCGGTCGGCAGGATGCGGCGCGCCTCGTCCTCGAGCATGCGCAGCGCGGCGTCCAGGGAGACTCCGGGCGGGATGACGCCCTGGATCCGCACGGCGTTCAACTGCTGGAACCGCTTCAATTCCCTCGGTTCGGTCGTCGTCTTCAGCGTGGCGAAGGTGGACAGCCGCACGAGCTTGTTGCCGGCGCCGGTGACGTAGATGTCCTTCAGTTGATCCGGCGTCAGCCGATTCGCCCGCTTGATCTGCGGGATCACCTTGTAGCTCCGGCCCTGGACGCTGAAGCGGTTCACGAAATCCCCGCCGAGCATCGTCGAGAGGTCGCGGCCCGCCTGCTGGAGATCGACGCCCTGCGATCGGAGCTTGTCCCGGTCGAAGACGACCTCGGCCTGCGGCTGGTCGAACTTCAAGTCGGAGTCGGCGAACATGAACAGGCCGCTCGTGAACGCCTTCTCGACGAGCCGGTTGGCGAACTCGACGAGGCGCTGCGGCTCGGCCGTCGAGGCGACGACGAAGTCCACCGGGAAATCGCCGCCGCCAGGGAGGGCCGGCGGCGCGAGGGAGATGACGCGCACCCCCGCGATCTTCGAGAGCTGCGCCGCGGTCTCGATCTGGAGCTGTTGCGTGCTCTTGGCGCGCTCGTTCCAGGGTTTGGTGACCATGCCGCCAAACCCTCCGGTCGGCAACGTGATCTGGAAGATGCTCTCCGACTCCGGGAACGACCGGTAGATGTCGTAGACCTGCGCGGAGAAGAGCTTCGTCTGATCGAGCGTCGCATTCGGCGCGGCCTGGATGATGCCGAACACCACGCTCTGATCCTCCCTCGGCGCCAGTTCCTTCTGAGAGAAGAGGTAGAAGGGCACCATCAGCAGGGCGACGATCGCCCAGAGGACGAAGACGACCGGCCGGTACTGGAGCGTACCGGTCAACACCCTGGTGTAGAGCAGCCGCACGGCGTCGAAATGGCGGTTGATCATGCCGGCAAACCCGTGCTCGACGGCGCCCGATCGCAACAGCCGCGACGACATCATCGGCGACAAGGTGAGCGCGACGACGCCAGAGACGATCACCGCGCCGGCCAGCGTGAAGGCGAACTCGCGGAACAGCGCGCCCGTGAGGCCGCCCTGCAGGCCGATCGGCGCGTACACGGCCGCGAGCGTGATCGTCATCGCGATGATCGGGCCGACCAGTTCGCGCGCCGCGGCAACGGCCGCGTCGAACGGGCGCTGGCCCATCCGGAGGTGGCGTTCCACGTTCTCCACCATCACGATCGCATCGTCCACGACGAGTCCGACCGACAGCACGATCGCGAGCAGCGTCAGCAGGTTGATCGTGAAACCCGCGACGAGCATCAGGAACACCGCCCCGACAAGAGAGATCGGAATGGCCAGCGCCGGGATGAGCGCCGAGCGCGCGGATCCCAGGAACAGGAAGATCACGAGGATGACGATCAGGAGGGTCTCCGTGAGCGTCTTGAACACCTCGTCGATCGCGTTCTGGATGTAGGTGGTCGAGTCGTAGGGAATGCCGACCTTCATGCCCACGGGGAGCTGCGCTTGGATCTCCCTGACCGCCTCGCGCACCCTGGCGATGACATCGAGCGAGTTCGCCGTCGGCAGCACCCACACGCCCATGAACGTGGAGTTCTGGCCGTTGAAGCGGACGTCCGAGTCGTAGTTCTCGGCGCCGAGCACGACGTCGGCAATCTCTCCGAGCCGGACGACGACGCCCTTGTCCTCCTTCACGACCAACTGCTGGAATTCCTCCGGCGTCTGGAGGTTGGTGTTGGCGATCAGGTTCACCGACACCATCGAGCCCTTGGTCCGGCCGAGGGCGGCGAGGTAGTTGTTCTTCGAGAGGGCGTCGCGCACCTGAGAGGGCGAGATGCCCAGCGCGGCCATCCGCTCGGGCTTGAGCCAGACCCGCATCGCAAACGTCCGGTCGCCGAGGATGTCGGCGCGCTGCACGCCGCTGATGGCCGAGAGCCGTGGCTGGACGACGCGCGTCAGGTAGTCGGTGATCTGGTTCTGGTCGAGGTTGGCGGACGAGAACCCGATGTACATCGCCGCGAACTGGTTGTCCGCGGTTTCGAGCTGGATGATCGGCGCCTGCGCCTCGGGCGGCATGTCGTTCCGCACCTGCGCCACCTTCGCCTGGATCTGCGTGAGCGCGGCGTTGGTGTCGTAGTTGAGCTTCAAGTGGACGGTGATCGTGCTCGCGCCCTGCGCGCTGGACGACTCGAGGTAGTCGATGCCGTCGGCGCTCGCGATGACGCGCTCGAGCGGCGTCGTGATGAAGCCTCGCACCAGGCTCGCGTTGGCGCCGACGTACACGGTCGTGACCCGGACGATCGCGATGTCGCTGCGCGGGTACTGACGCACCGACAGCGCGCGGACGGACTGCAGGCCGGCAATCAGAATCACCAGGTTGACGACGACGGCGAGGATCGGCCGCTTGATGAAGAGATCGGTCAGCTTCATTAGCTGTCCTCCGGCCGAGGCGCCGGCTTGTTGGACGGTCGGACCTTGTTGTTGATCTGAACCGCGGCGCCGTTTCGGAGCTTGAAGACGCCCGAGGTGACCACCTCTTCACCGGGCTTCACGCCCGACAGCACCGCCACCTGATCGCCCCTGGCGCTCCCGAGCTTGACGAACCGCTGCTCCACGCCGCGGTAGGTGGCGCCCTTCGGGTTCTTCATCTCCGCCACGACGAAGACCGAATCGCCGTACGGCGCGTAGTTGACGGCCGACGTCGGGAGAGACACCACCGTGTCGCCGGCGCCCACCGCCGCGTTGGCCTGCACGAACATCCCCGGGTGCAGCGCGCCGCCGGCGTTGGCGCACGTCGCCTGCACCTGGATGTTGCGGGTGGCCTCGTCCACGACCGAATCGATCGCGGTGACCCGGCCGGCAATCTCGGCGTTCGAGTTCTCGATCGAGACACGAACGCCGGTGCCCGACCTGAGCCTGGCGACCTGCTCCTGCGGCACGGAGAAGTTCACGTAGATCGGATTGAGCGCCTGCAGCGACACGATCGGCGCGCCGCCGGCCAGGTACTGGCCGAGGTTGATCTGGCGCAGGCCGAGGACGCCCGAGAACGGCGCCCGGATGGTCTTGCGCGCGATCGTGGCCCGCGTCTCGCCAACGCTCGCCTCGGCCTGCTTCTGCGCGGCTTCGGCCTGGTCGTACTCCGCCTGGGAGATCACGCCTTCTCCTTTCAGGCCGCGCATCCGTTCCAGGTTGACGTTCGACAGGTGACGCTGCGCTTCCGCCGCCGCGAGCTGCGCCTGCTCCTGCCGCGTGTCGAGTTGCGCGAGCGTGTCGCCTTCCTTCACGCTCCGACCCGACTCGAACCCGATCGACACGACGATGCCCGGCAGGTCCGCGCTGACCGTCACGCCGCGGACGGCCGCCACGGTGCCGATCACCGCCAGGGTTGCGGGCCATCGTTCCTCGGTGGCCATCACCGTGGTCACCGCCTCGGGCGGCGGCTGGAACGCGGAGAATTCGGCAATGGCCGAGCGCACCTGCTTCACCTTCACGGCGCCGAGCACGCCAATGACGGCGAACGCGGCGATCAACATCAAGGTCATCCGTTTCTTCATGACAGAGAAACCTCCGTCCTCATCGCTCGACTTCACGTCGTGGAATGCCCATTCCGCTATGACGCGGTGAGGGGCCACGCCGGTTCCCACGGATGAGTTCAACTCTGCTGCGACAGAGGTCACGACGGCCGAGCGGTCTGTCGTGATTCACGTCGAGATCGAGTGGGATTTGACGCGGTGAGAACGGTCAAAGCAAAAGTAAGGCCGGATCGGTCGGCAATGAGGTCACGCCAGGATCTTCAGCAGCACGTCCCGGTATTGCTGGCCCACGGGTATCTGCAGTCCGCCGCGGGTCACGACGATCCACGAGCCCTTCGTCCAGGGCTGGGCTTCCCGTACCCGGTCCAGGTTGACGATCCAGGAGCGGTGGATCCGCAGGAATCGTTGCGGATCCAGCTTGGCTTCGAGGGCCGACAGCGTGCTGCGCAGGATGTGCTTCGCCCGTTCGCAGTGGACGCACACATAGTTCCCCGTGGCCTCGAGCGCGTGGATCTCGGTGGTGGGAACCAGGAGGTACCGTTCTCGGTCCCGCACGACGATGTGGGGGCGCACCGACTGCCTGCGCTCGTGCATGTCGAGCATGGCCTGGATGCGCCGGTCGAGGTCGTCCCGGTTCTGCCGAGCCAGGACTTCCCGCGCCCGGTCCAGCGACTCCGTGAAGCGTTCCGGGTCGATGGGTTTGGTGAGGTAGTCCAGCGCATTCAGGCGAAACGCCTCGAGGGCGAACTCGTCGAAGGCGGTCACGAAGACGACGACCGGCAGGGAACCCTCCCGGCGCCAGGTCTCCGCCACTTCCAAACCACTCACGCCAGGCATCTGGATGTCCAGGAAGACCACATCGGGCGCCAGTTCCTGGAAGGCCTCGAGGGCCGAAGGTCCGTCTCCCCGCTCGCCCACCACCTGAACATCCGCATGGGCTGCCAGCAGCGTGCGCAGCCGCTCCCTCACCAGAGGCTCGTCGTCCACGACCAGGCACCGGATCATGACCGTTCTGCCTCCAGGGGAATCTGAATCCTGACGCGGAAGCCGCCGTTCGGTCGGGTGTCGATCTCCAGCCGGCCTCGTTCGCCGTACATGGCGTGGAGGCGTTCCCGCGTGTTGCCGATACCCACGCCGGGACGAAGCGGGAGAGTCGTTCCAAGACCGTCGTCCTCGACGGTCAGGACGAGCGAGGGCCCTTCGGACGCCGCAGAGACCTTCAGTCGCCCCGGCCCCAC contains:
- a CDS encoding amidohydrolase family protein is translated as MQTIRSLECPEGLAASSTPVSGPRGRDASLKESAITATSSNVVLSIAVALSLAAGAGACAPKVVDDGVVIADVTLVSPERQAPLLHADVVVRHGRIAQIGTGLVVGPHARKIDGRGRFLIPGLIDSHVHVGNQGPIDDAAIGSHPELLAAYCAQLPRAYLAFGFTTLVDLDLKPQARTWFDSAPLHPTLYHAGRGVRVAGGYGAQQVPGDPAAADLANLVYEPAQADRWPATLDPRNYTPARAVDRVVESGGICVKTFVEPGFGGAFHWPVPRPETLEALREETRRRGLVFVVHANGVEGWRAAMNAHADVIAHGLWHWPGNSLDPTPPAEARAAIKAAARAGIRVQPTLQAVYGDQSVFDWSLLDDPRLAEALPRALVAYLHGEESLAARRAIAGEYRRAVAGLLGPGAPDAATAMAVAPARATATLRMMLAEHVAILFGTDTPSNEGIGNPPGLNGRLELQRWFEAGVPLARIVRAATIDNAAAFGLSASLGSIEIGKRADLLLLGADPLKTMAAYDAIETIFLNGEPIARGSLLPAK
- a CDS encoding glycoside hydrolase family 2 TIM barrel-domain containing protein, which gives rise to MPHANRYGITLVCGVVASVLCAAGVSAANPQAADPRTERQYLSGHGPKDAVSWEFSVTGGRRAGEQATIPVPSNWEQHGFGHYNYGQDAAPKSTEHGLYRLRFAVPEPWKGRRIRLVFDGVMTDATVKVNGRLAGPAHQGAFYRFHYDVTSLVTFGVAADNVLEVDVAKASANADTEIAERGGDYWVFGGIFRPVWIEAAPAQSIEHVAIDARADGTFSADVTLAAVRDATAVAAQILTPDGTAVGAPFSTVIPAGGAGRVRLAAKVDGPRLWTAETPALYSVRLTLRKGDEVLHATTARFGFRTFEVRAGQGLFLNGQRILLKGVNRHSFRPETGRSLDRDDCYDDARLIRSMNMNAVRMSHYPPDEAFLEACDELGLYVLDELSGWHHAHDTEVGRRLVREMVERDVNHPSILFWDNGNEGGWNRELDGEFDLYDPQRRRVLHPWEVHDDIDTKHYPTYDDLARRLLGPNLVMPTEFIHGLYDGGAGAGLEDYWNAIAGSPFGAGGFLWVFADEGIARTDRNGRIDVFSTFAPDGIVGPRHEKEGSYYTVRDVWSPVQVTSPVLDATFAGTIAVANRYDFTSLARCRFDWRLVRYPGPGGRNAAPTVISEGSAPGPAVAPHASGQLALALPARWRDADALALAAVGPDGQELWTWTWPVTASGPRVNALAARRGASPKVEKMAGEIRLTSGEVTAVFDAATGLLRSLRRGDRTSALANGPRVAFGRPASAGPAEWLPFAREDTATGTRQLAAPHLANVIEIDLDYTRAVSWAGLRLELSADGRSWKTVYDGTRRAGDGKAFSFPPQSVLAVRLSNVRRSDGGPMAVTAVRLGYAAGRFPAAPAAAGVVTGGVDRDARSGETVAWVEGRGTAGFDQIRWTLGGDGSLRLEYRYALGGEFLYHGITFDHAEETMRSLRWLGDGPYRVWQNRRRGTWLGVHEIARHDIQPGEAWSYPEFQGCFAGLRWARLDTAAGPLTIASATPDIYLRVGTPRIDHQNTTVEFPAGDVSFLHAIPAIGSKFVAPDKSGPSGRPATASGSYRGTLVFSFGEGR
- a CDS encoding TolC family protein, yielding MRRTLLMISIWVAVSASPSGQAPAMPAAAQPETLRLTVNDAVKMALDHNIELAAERITPQIGDTQIAAAAGAFRPTFNTGLQRNNQLEPPSSFLVPTPTRNDAVTTTLGLFQRLPWYGTSYSVSWDYVHTSSDSFLNSYNPVLQSGLSVSLSQPLVRDLAIDSARLQLASSRVNRAIADTRLRETLVQTVANVKSAYWNLVTAIANVGARTSTLDLARELVRVNKVKVGYGQSPPLDLVSAQAEVAADQEQLIIAETAVKEAEDVLRTLIFDTSDRSAWRVGLEPADSPPLGLASPDLEAAVTAALKDRTDLVRARKEIDNADLTVRFTDNQRRPDVRLNASYQANGLGGTQVLRTGGFPGTIVGPGAETGFGSVMNQVFSANYPTWFVGVSFNYPIGQSTEHANHARATLEDQQARERLKSAESRAILQVRDAWRKIEMNARRIETARAARQLAEQRLEAERKRFDAGMSTSFLVIQAQRDLAQARTNEIGAILAYDLALVEFEAIQQAGRATGG
- a CDS encoding efflux RND transporter permease subunit; translation: MKLTDLFIKRPILAVVVNLVILIAGLQSVRALSVRQYPRSDIAIVRVTTVYVGANASLVRGFITTPLERVIASADGIDYLESSSAQGASTITVHLKLNYDTNAALTQIQAKVAQVRNDMPPEAQAPIIQLETADNQFAAMYIGFSSANLDQNQITDYLTRVVQPRLSAISGVQRADILGDRTFAMRVWLKPERMAALGISPSQVRDALSKNNYLAALGRTKGSMVSVNLIANTNLQTPEEFQQLVVKEDKGVVVRLGEIADVVLGAENYDSDVRFNGQNSTFMGVWVLPTANSLDVIARVREAVREIQAQLPVGMKVGIPYDSTTYIQNAIDEVFKTLTETLLIVILVIFLFLGSARSALIPALAIPISLVGAVFLMLVAGFTINLLTLLAIVLSVGLVVDDAIVMVENVERHLRMGQRPFDAAVAAARELVGPIIAMTITLAAVYAPIGLQGGLTGALFREFAFTLAGAVIVSGVVALTLSPMMSSRLLRSGAVEHGFAGMINRHFDAVRLLYTRVLTGTLQYRPVVFVLWAIVALLMVPFYLFSQKELAPREDQSVVFGIIQAAPNATLDQTKLFSAQVYDIYRSFPESESIFQITLPTGGFGGMVTKPWNERAKSTQQLQIETAAQLSKIAGVRVISLAPPALPGGGDFPVDFVVASTAEPQRLVEFANRLVEKAFTSGLFMFADSDLKFDQPQAEVVFDRDKLRSQGVDLQQAGRDLSTMLGGDFVNRFSVQGRSYKVIPQIKRANRLTPDQLKDIYVTGAGNKLVRLSTFATLKTTTEPRELKRFQQLNAVRIQGVIPPGVSLDAALRMLEDEARRILPTGQGFAVDFAGESRQLRTEGGNFLGTFLLSAILIYLVLAAQFESFRDPFIILAGSVPLALSGSLLFSFLGLTTLNIYSQIGLITLVGLVSKNGILIVEFANKLQEAGSDKLNAVVEAASTRLRPILMTTAATVMGHLPLVFARGPGAGARNSIGMMLVTGMVIGSAFTLFVVPSIYVLVARRHAVRAGESGSEETRMPELAEARTAGG
- a CDS encoding efflux RND transporter periplasmic adaptor subunit — protein: MKKRMTLMLIAAFAVIGVLGAVKVKQVRSAIAEFSAFQPPPEAVTTVMATEERWPATLAVIGTVAAVRGVTVSADLPGIVVSIGFESGRSVKEGDTLAQLDTRQEQAQLAAAEAQRHLSNVNLERMRGLKGEGVISQAEYDQAEAAQKQAEASVGETRATIARKTIRAPFSGVLGLRQINLGQYLAGGAPIVSLQALNPIYVNFSVPQEQVARLRSGTGVRVSIENSNAEIAGRVTAIDSVVDEATRNIQVQATCANAGGALHPGMFVQANAAVGAGDTVVSLPTSAVNYAPYGDSVFVVAEMKNPKGATYRGVEQRFVKLGSARGDQVAVLSGVKPGEEVVTSGVFKLRNGAAVQINNKVRPSNKPAPRPEDS